TTTCCTCCacacttccctctccccctcgCTCCCTACCCCAGCCCCTACACTACCGACGCTGAGATGATGGGAGAGCGCCGCCTGCAGGACGCGCCCCCGCGTGGAGCTGGGGGAAGTGCGGGCCCGAGAAGGTTCGGCTCCTGGCgcggggtgggggtcgggggagaaTGCGAAGTTAGACGATTCCGAGCTCGCTTCCCCCACGCCACAGGGCGCAGCGCTTAGGGGCCAGCCCATCTACGCACCATTTCTTAGGTATTACCGGAGAAAGGAGACGTGATCTAGGACACCTTTGAGCTTACTTAGTAACTCCTGACTTACCCCTAAGCGTCTTCAATTCAGTTTGACCTGTGTTTACTGACTCCCTGTCCTATACCCAACACTGTGCCAGAGGCAGTACaaaaggagagagatgcaaaATCTTTTGCCCTGtgtaactctttctttctttctctctttctttctttttaattaagattttatttatccatttgacagatcacaagaaggcagagaggcaggcagagagagagggagggggaagcaggctccccgacgaccagagagcctgatgcggggctcgcgatcccaggaccctgagatcatgacctgagctggagacaagaggtcccaacccactgagacacccaggcgcccctgtaactcTTCTTTCAAACGACCCTGTCGGGTAACTCGTCTTTAGCCCCTGAGCTAAGGAAGCATTTAAGCACACGCTATCTTTTTTGATAAGATGGGGGAAGGGCTGGGCATTATCACCTGCATTTTACTAGGCAAAACAGAGGTTTGGGGAGATTAAGTGAGTTCTCTGGACTGCCACAGCTAATGAAGAGAACAGATCAGAGCGCAAGTCTGGTCCTCTTTCCTCCATAGCCAATTCAGAGGAAGGGAGTTGGAGGCAGAGACTCACCCATTCTACAAGTAGGGAGGCTGAGGTCCAGACAGACAAAGACACTGGCTGTCTGACCACCTCCAAGCATCTTAGCTGGAGCAGAGCCAGGACAAAAacattgtgtgtggggggtggctTTAGGACTGCCAGCTCCCGCCCCTGTCCTCAACTTCTGGATGCAAGCAGTGCGCTGGGACTTGATGGAACATCATATGATGTCTTTGAGGTTTTCTGACAGTCTCTTTGGAAGGAAGGTAGAGGAAAAGGTAGTtggtgagaaaaagaaagggaagggaagaggagggaggaggtctGGAGAATGGAGGAGCAGAAGCAGGCACAGGCGTGCACAAGCCGGCTGGGCAGAGCTCGGAGGTAGAGGTAGTTCCTTGTCACACCTCCCAGCTACACTTTTCTTTGTCCCCTTTTCCCCACCACGTCATCCCCAGTCAGATGCCCATTGATGCTGTCACGCTTTTCCCCTCGTCCTGATGAAACCCGCTTCTGGAGGGCATCTGGTGTAGCTGGTGATGCAGTAGGGCAAATGCCTGAAAATCGACCCGTTTGCCTCCCTCCTGGATTACAAACCCAAGGGGACCAAAGCCTAGAGCAAAAGAGAGGAAGCACTGATGAAATTTCAGATATCAGACTctttgggggaggagaggaattTGAGAACAATAGGGCCCACCTGCGACGGAAGAGGCTATGTACAACACCTGCTTGCAAGGTTCTGGCTGGCTCTGGCTGGACATCTGACCACGGGCAGATGTCTGTAGACTGGCGAGGAGGAGAGGGGGTCCCAGGATCTGCGCTTTGAATGTTCTATCCTCTTCATCCTTCAAGGCTCAGCTGAAATTCACCTCTtctgtgaagccttccctgattcctCCCCATTTTCCAAACAGTTCTGCTCTCTCAGACCCCTGCAGCTTTAAAACACTTTGCTATATACTCTACCTAAGGCATCTTGCATCCTTAAGCTCTggcatgttgcttttttttttttttttaattgtgagttCCGCAAGGGGAAGAGCAATGTCTGATTTCCCTGTTTTTCCTGCAGCTCCTCCCACAGAACTTTGCACAGTCAGAACTCAAGATCTTGATTGAAGGGCTTGAGCTGACAGCAGTACAGTGCACACCTTCCCCACACAGCGAGGTGAGGACCGGTACTGACAGCCTAAGGGCTAAAGGCGGCGTCCCAGGCTGACTCCCAGAGACTGAAAGTTGGAAGGCACTGACCTGCCGCAGACCATTTAAAGACACTCactgaggggcagctgggtggttcagccccataagcacctgactcttgatttcagctcagatcatgatctccaggtcttgggattgGCCAGTGTGGGACTGCCCGCTCAGCGGAGACTCtgtctgggattctctctccctttgcccctacccctgctcacattccctctctctaagtaaatggataaataaatccttaagaaaaaaacaaacaccgaGTGCTTCTGTGCTAGGCAGCATGGTGgctggagcaggagaagcagggaaTCCACTATTCTAAACCTTAGATTAGCCTTGTCCTGTCCCAAAACACTCCATGCCTACGGGATGCTGACTTTGGGGTTAGAACTTACGGCTCTAGCCTCCCAAACTCCTCTCAGGTCCTCCTATTTCAGGGATAATTTGGAATCTCCATCCTTCTGATCAAAGTGGAGTCATggtataataattcttttttttttttttttttaagattttatgtttaagtaatttctacacccaacgtgaggctcgaactcaggacgccgaaatcaagagtcccatgttctactgactgagccggcAGGCATCCcaaagaattttttcaaaaaatacttttattgaaATGCAATTAACATACCACATAATAATTCTTTATCCTGAATATTTTGCCATCTTGTAGCATCTTGCTCTCCTTGTAAGTTTGGAAATTCCCATTTGTTCTGTCAACAGTCCTGAGAAGCCCGACTTAAAGGTCTTTATTCTTTCTGTAAAAAATGAAAGCACTTTTCAGCTTATGTGATTGTATTATAATCTTAAACAACGTTCCCCGCTTCCCAGCCCACCTCCTCCAGCCAGCTTGATCCGTTTCTCTGGGACTCTGAGGAGGTAGGAGGCCTGCCTTCCCTCAATGTATTATAGGTAGCACAAGGGAAGCTTGCAGCTCTAGGGGCTCAGTTCATGTCCCAGAGCCTCCTTCTAAGCCCTGTCACTTCGCTTTATGTCCACGCTCCTGACTTCTTCCTGCTCTTCatgcccctttctctccccagcaGAGCTGGTGGAAATAAACGTTGAGCTTCTGATGCTGGAACGTATCACAGTGCGAAATAAACACGGATACCCCATCTACCCTGACAACATAATTCATTTACTGCAAAGGGATATAATAAAGTCTGTTTATTACAGCAATTAACAGAGAAGCATTTGCCGGCATGCTTTTCAGAGGCAACCAGAAAAGTGCTTACTCCAGGTGCATGGATTCGGGAAACCGTGCAACTTGAGCCAAAATGAAACCAATTAGAGGCTTAGTACATGCATCCCAGCCACCCTAGACAACTGAGCCATCCCCGAGTCAGTTCAGCTGAGGTGGAACCTCACTGTAAGAGCCCGACACAGTATGATTGCCAATTTGTTGGGTTAAGACCTGGACCTGTCTTCAGGGTCATGGTCTTGAGGATGTCCCTGAGAGGCTCCCGCCAACCCAGCTGCCCCAGctgctgggttcaaatctcactGACCATCAGAGCATATAGGTGGGGAACTTTAGCACCATTGACTCTCAGCGTACCactgtggaggaggtggggaCATAGGGAGAGGACCAGAGGCTGGGCCAGGCAAAAGGGACAGAGTAGGATCAGCCCTAAGAAATTCTTTCatcaggggtggctgggtggctcagtgggttaagcctctgccttcggctcaggtcatgatcccagggtcctgggatcaagccccacatcaggctctctgctcagcggggagcctgcctccctctctctctgcccggtgctctgcctacttgtgatctctttctctatatattcaataaataaaatatttttttaaaaaaagaaatcctggggcgcctgggtggctcagtgggttaaagcctctgcctttggctcaggtcatgatcccaatgtcctgagatcaagccctgcatcgggctctcggctcagcgaggagcctgcttcctcctctctctctgcctgcctctctgcctacttgtgatctctgtcaaataaaaaaataataataataaaatcttaaaaaaaaaaaaaagaaatcccttcaTTAAACCCTGACTTTAGGGGTATTGTCAAAGTTTAagacctcagggtgcctgggtggctcagtgggttaaagcctctgccgtcagctcaggtcatgattccagggtcctgtgatcgagccccacatcgggctccttgctcggtggggagcctgcttcctcctctctctctctctgtctacttgtgatctctgtcaaataaataaataaaatcatttaaaaaaaaaagtttaagaccTCAATCCTGGGGTGAAGAAACATGGCagtatgggggagggggaggggaggaaggagaggaactcAGCCTGGAGTGGATATGTGCTAACTTGCTTTGTGCCTAAAGCCTGGATGAAGACTCGAAACCCAATTGCTCTGGTCcttgggtggaggggcagaggaaagaagggagataCTGGTTTAGAGTTCCCAGGGATGTTACGTGTATTTGATTGCTAATAAATCAAACGTTGCTCTCCGTCCCCTTTCAAGGGGCCGGGGCTTGGCTTGTACCAATAAGACATTCTGCAGAACGAGGTCTGACTTTCCCAAGAGGAGCAGCAGCTAACCCCTCACTTCCCCCGAACCACCACCACCCGTGTCACAGCCCTGTGAGAAACATCCAGAGTAGccactcttcctttcttctctggagCAGCTtctgagagagaacatggggagttTTGATCTCCTTGAAAATACGAAACAGAGCGCCTAAGTCAGCTCGAAAACCAAAGGCTCAAAAGTGCAGGGGCGAACCACCGCCAGGCAGTTCCTCTAGTTGAGGCAAGACCAAGGGTTCCCCCTTTCCTCCAttactctttctccttctcaggcCTCTGGGAGAAGGTGCTGTGTTGAAGGATGAGGGCAGAAGCCCGCCTGGCCTCTCTGGAACAGAGAAAGTCAGAGCTTTGAGCATCATGAACAACGGGATAAAAATAGCAGCGTTGCCACGGCGACGAAGGCTGGGGAGAGTCCTGAGGACCTGGCTGGGGCCTGCTGTCTTCCCCTGCAGccttcctcccacctctgcctctcGGATGGAACACCGGAATGAGACGACGGTGGGGGGAAGGCTGCCCAAGGACGGGGAGACAGACCAGTACCCACGAAGAAACCCTTGAACTTCAGAGACTGGAGCAGGGGCTGCCCCCTTTGGGGGATTTCTGGCTTTTGGATCTCCTTCCTCAGTATCACGAGTTCCTCCAGGGATGCCCAGGGTAGCTCCCCAACCTCACCCTCCTGTGGGATGGTCCTGATCTCCTGGCTCCCCTGTGGAGAGCCAAGGTTCCCGTGTCCTCTTTTGTGATCTGTAGCTCTGATCCCACAGGAATTTACAGACGGGAGCCCAGGCTGGATTGGCCACAACAACCGGACGCAGTAGGCACTGACCTGGGAGTGTGGCAGGGGGGATGGTGGGGGACAGAGGATTTACTCGGGCCAGCCAGCCGCCGGGACCCTGGATTGTCTAGCCACGGTCCAGCGTGCTGTTTGCACTGGGGACAGGGTGATGACAGCCAGCTCATGCTCTTGCTTTTGTGCCAGAGGGATGAAGGGTTTGTTCTTTGGGAACAGATTCTGGTTCTTGGTTCTGATGGGGTTGTCAGTCCCAACCCATGCTGGGCACAGCGGCCACCTTCAGCGTGAACACCGGGCTTTCTGGACCGGTCTACGAGGGGCACACCAAGTGCAGCAGTGAGATTTCCTTTGCTGGTGGAAGCCCACCTTCATAATGGTAAACCAAGTATTGTCTCCAAAAGTACAAGCCACATCGAGGCACCTCTGATACAAAGCGCCCTTGTAACCCGTGCCTTCCTGCGGGGTAGGGAGGAAATGGGTCTTGTCACCACCTTTTAGAGTCTGGGAGAGATGAAGCAAGTGGCTGAGGTCAGGAGGCAGCCTCCACGGAGACCTGGGAACCTGGGGGCTGCCGCTCTCTGTCCAGACACGGTCCGTCTGTCATCAGCCCATCCCACCACCCACGCTCCCAAACCAGTGGGCAAACTGCACATTCCTTCAGGAGACAGGGCAGACGGCAGCCCAAGGCCCCTCCCCTTGCAGAAGGCAAGGTGATGAGGCAGGATGGGTCAGGCAGCCTCCACTGAGATGCCATCCCACTTGCAAAGGCTGGTGTGTGTTGTGGGGTTGGGTGATGTGTGTGCAGGAGGGGACCCCTGGGGTGCAGCGACAAGCCTGGCTGttggaggcaggagaggcaggactCCACGGAGCACTGGCACAGGATTCCAGTGGCAGCTCTGGGAGCCTGGGCGTCCCTCTCACCACTCCCACCAGTTCTCAGATCTCCCATATCGCTTGCATCCGCCCTGCCAGCGCATGGGCTGCAGGCCAGGAGTGCGGGGCCCCTGCGACCCTCCTCTTCCACCGCCTGAGCCCAGCTGAGGCTCAGCGTCCCAGGGCCACACACAGAGCCCTGGCCTCCGGAGGGGGCTCCTTAGAGGACGTTCACGGGAAGAGACTGAGTCCCAGAAGTCAGACAGGATGATGAGGTTCAGGTCACACGGGGTCACCGGTATCGAAGCAAGGCTGGAACCTGGGAGAGCCGGTTCCCAGCCCAACGCCCTTTGCATCCCGCTGTGCTACCTCATGCACATTTCAGTTAAATGattgctctttttatttcttctttttttttttctttttcaaaaataacagTCTTATATATTTCTATGGACTCCTGTGCGACACCCAGAAAGCCCTTCCCTGggaatggaaaaggaaatgaCATTCTAATTAAAATATCCTGAGACAAGAACCCTGAGGGCCAGGCTCCCAGACAACATTCGAGGCACAAGCACCTCTCCCATTTCTTTATCCCCTACTCGGCAGCCCGCAGCACAacagggggaaactgaggcccagggaggccaagGCATCCTGCCCTCCTACAAGGACTCAGGGCGACACAGTGAGGAGAGGCCTGCACCCTCCCAGAATCATCTACTCTCGTGCCCCTTGCTcccacccaggagctcccagccccctcctcaaCATGGAGTCTGGGAGAGAACCGTGGCGTGGAGGGAATCAGAAACAGGAAGGGCAACACGGTCCCACCTGTCCTCTGCGAAGGAGCCTCAATGCAGGGCAGGAAATGAGGTGGCCAGACCTCACTCCCccagaaggaacagaaggaagagaagcctGGCCTACAAGGCAGAGGCCTGGGGGGGCATGGTCTGGGGACAGTGGGGCTGCTTCTGCCCTTTTGGATTAAACCTCTCGCCTGGGCTCAcccaggggcagagagacaggggcgCAGGTGTCCAGACTGGTTCTCAAGAGGCTGAGAAGAGCAAAGTTGCCATTTCCCTGAGAAGGAAGCCGAGGGACAACAGAATGTGGGGGGTGTCTGGCTCAGAGCTGCTGCTGTCCGCCTACTTCCACAGTTCAGCACAGGCCCCAGCCTTCACCCTGATGAAGAAGGGGCCAGTGGCTTGGGGGCCAAGGGCTGCCGTCTGCAGGCATAACTGGGCCTCCACTCAGAGAGGCCTTGACCTTGGGACCGCTCCCATGTTCCCATAGCAGGGGCTCCGATATCCAGCATCCCTTTGGAGCCAAAGGAGTTCTCGGGGGGCAAAAGCTCTCCGAACAGGCTCACCGCCAAACCCTGCAGCTGAAATTCCTGCCAAGGCCTGAGAGGTGCGCAGGGGCAGCTCTCTCCTTCACCGCCCCTCCTGACCTCTCCTCGGGGTGAGCCTCTGTGGTCAGGACCTAACACCCAATCCTTCTGAGGCTCCGGGGGATTCAGTTTCATCCTCCACCGCAGGAGTGACTTTCCTGGGGCTGCAGCCTCGCCGGGTGACCGCTAGGGACACACGTGCCCTCCAGGCGGGCTCTCCTGCGGCAGGATCAAGGTACCCTTGAAAGCCTTTCTGCCCATCTCTGTGCCTCATCCAAGTCCTCTGCTGTGTAAGAGCCCAAAGAATCGGGGAGTTTTTCTTCCATCCCTTGTGACCCCACTGGCCTTTATTGCTGTTTCCTCGAAGGAAGGACTTCTGTTTATAATTCTTTGGATATAAAAGGAACTAACAGATTGCACAAGGCTGAGACTGGATGGTGGAGGCCAAGGAGGGGGTTGGAGGATAGGAGGAAAGAAATCAGCTGTGCTCCGGCTTCACAAAGATGACCTGGATCCCACCAGATCTGCCCCAAACTCTGGGAATCTCCCTGAGCATGGGGCATGAGCTGGACGGACGAAGGTTGCCAGGATAGAATGTGCCTTTGCTTCTTCCAGGTTCTGGATGAACCGGCGGAAGAGGACTTCTGCCCTCCCGGACTGCCCAGAGAGTCACATTCCAAGGGAAAGAGCACCCAGCCCCCTCCTTCTGTCCTGGGGCCCTGACCTTCTCTAGCCAGGCTACCTGTTAACTCTCAGAAAGGTTATTCTGTCCCTAGATGCTGCAGGGGATCTGACTTTGTTCCTGGGCTGACTTGCTCCGTAGTGAAGTAGAGGGGGGATTTGCTAAAGCTACAGAGTCTGCTGGAAGCGTCTCTGCCACGGGCCTGCTGTCCGTGTGACCCTCTAGCCCCTGAGCGGTTCAGGCACAGTGACAGAAGGTAAGTTCTAGCaaatgggaggagagaggaaggaaggagatagGTTGTGGTTTGCTTCCTACCGGCTGGAAATAGGCTGGCGGAGGGGAAGAGACTGACCCTGGAAGACTGActgaggggggcagagagaggaggggggaagtcAAGGCAAGTCCTTGAGGGCTCCCTCTGCCCGGTTTCCCCTAAAGGCACAACAGCATGCAAGCCTTTCCCTCCCTATGGCttctgagaagaggaagaggaggcaaaAGGGCGAGGCAGGGCGAAGGGAGAATAAAGGGAGGACATGGTCTAGTCCAGGAAAGGGGTCCCACAGTCCGGCCCTGGAAGACAGTTCCTGAGAAGGGGATTCGGGGCCTGGGGAGCGGGCCCCCACGTGTGGGCTGCTGCAAGGCCTGGTGGGAGTGAGAGGGTCCCGGAGGCCAGGGCTGGAAGGAAAGTGGCTTTCCGGTGTGCGGGGGACACGCAGCTGGCTTCCTTCCACGaggacaccgcctgcctctcaCTGTCCCGACTCTGCCGTCCGACTCGAGAGCAGGCTGCCCACCTTGGGCCCGGCTGCACCCGCCCCAGGAGGACGCggggaggggacaggaaaagaCTCCTCTCTCGGGGGCGCTGCGCTGTAGAGGCTCCTGCCTCAGGTCCCGGAGTCCCCGGAGCGACTCCATCCCGGGCTTGGAGGGTCTTGTTTGACGCCTACACCCTGCCTAGGCTGCCTGCGTCCTCCTCCAGGGTCCGGGCTGCCGGGAGGTCCTCTGGCAGAAAAGCCCGCTTCCGATCCGGGAGCAGGGCTCCTAGCCCAAGGCGGTGCATCCCTCCCTCCGGGAGGACTTGCCCTGAGTGGAGCACCTGGAGCCCTTGGGGGCCGAAAGCAGTTTCACGCCTCAGGCCGCCCCAGGGCTTCTCGGTCTCTGGAGGGTTGGCCAGGTCCTACCAGAAGTGGGTGCCCTCAGGTCTGGCACCTGCTGGAGGCGGCAGGAGATGGGGGCCCGGGTCCTGCTCACACTGCCGTTTCCCGCTGTCTGTgaacttcctccttcttcctcttcatcttgCAGAAGCCGTGGAGGCCACAGAAGCAGGCGAAAGTGAACTGGGGCATGCCCTAGGCCAGGCTGGGGGGAGCTCACCAGAGAAGATCTGCAAGGAAAGgcaagggaggaagagggacaggaggaaagcgggagagagaagcaagctggGGTTAATGTTCCCAGAGCCCTCCGGGGCTGACCAGTCACTGCCACTCCCTGAGGGTGCCCAGGCCCCCGCCAACCCTCTCACccaggccagggggaggggccaccACACAACAGCCTCTGTGAAAGTCAGAGTGTCCTGATCTCTGGGGAGCTGATGTCATCCCTCTGATCAGAGCCTGGGAGAGTCCACGGTAGGCAGGAGAAAGCTACAGCacctgctgcctgttctcctcctgcctcctctgcctagCTCCTCACCGCACACCTCTGCttgggggacaggaaggaggaggCTCAGAGTAAGCTCTGTGCCACCTtacaggggttgggggggtccACTCGCCCCTTTAGGTCACACAGTCCCGTGATCCCAAGGGAGGACTTTGTGGACCTGTATCCAACACAGCCCTGACCTTGGTACCTGGAACCGAGTGCCGGGGATGATGGGGGGTCCCCCCTTTCCTAGCAGGCTCGGTTTATTTGATACCCTTAGGGAAATCTGTAGAGAACAGAATGGACTGTCTTTGACTGCTTAGAGCAACACAATTCACGGTTCTCCTCACGCAGAGAACAGACAGCAGAGTTCCTTCAGCCAACAGGctattttattgagcacctacgcTGGACCAAGAGGTTGGGAGGTAAAGGGTGCAGAGAAGAGCCTCTTCGCTGGCACAAAATTCAGTTGAGGCTGGATAGCTGAGCATGTCATtacgcccccacccctgcccccacttgcACAGCTCTCAGCCCCCAAGGCAGGGCCCCCTTGTGGCAGTTGGGGCGGTCTGGCTAAG
This portion of the Mustela lutreola isolate mMusLut2 chromosome 14, mMusLut2.pri, whole genome shotgun sequence genome encodes:
- the BLACAT1 gene encoding bladder cancer associated transcript 1; the encoded protein is MPQFTFACFCGLHGFCKMKRKKEEVHRQRETAV